The Candidatus Beckwithbacteria bacterium genome has a window encoding:
- a CDS encoding methyltransferase domain-containing protein, whose protein sequence is MADKVFVPKTSATQWDSYWQKTNYQREMELCQSDGLLPIFRKYLTKKPAIIEAGCCAGKWIIYFGKRGYNIVGVDNNLLALKKLTGYYPAARIKLGDVRQLPFKPNSFAVYLSLGVVEHFIDGPQAVLVAAFRVLKPGGLAIVEVPFDNLIRRSRRWLRFIKPRKPAKFAREFYEYHYTKDELKKFMTQAGFVEAKFFPKDDLNPQKSIGLWLDWPGLRQEINNPDFRLTIFGQRLKRFYNLFHLNWLYSACVVCVARKPK, encoded by the coding sequence ATGGCCGATAAAGTCTTTGTTCCCAAAACCAGTGCCACCCAATGGGATTCTTATTGGCAAAAAACCAATTACCAACGGGAAATGGAATTGTGTCAAAGCGATGGTCTCTTACCGATTTTTAGAAAGTATTTAACTAAAAAACCAGCCATCATTGAGGCCGGCTGCTGCGCCGGCAAGTGGATAATTTATTTTGGCAAAAGAGGCTATAATATTGTCGGTGTCGACAACAACCTTTTAGCTTTAAAAAAACTTACCGGTTATTATCCGGCGGCCCGGATTAAGTTGGGCGATGTCCGTCAGCTGCCGTTTAAGCCAAATAGTTTTGCTGTTTACCTTTCTTTGGGCGTAGTCGAACATTTTATTGACGGGCCGCAAGCAGTCCTGGTTGCAGCTTTTCGGGTGCTAAAGCCTGGCGGCCTGGCAATTGTCGAAGTGCCGTTTGATAACCTGATTAGACGATCGCGCCGCTGGTTACGCTTTATAAAACCAAGAAAGCCAGCAAAATTTGCCCGAGAATTTTACGAATATCATTACACTAAAGACGAACTTAAAAAGTTTATGACGCAGGCCGGTTTTGTTGAAGCGAAGTTTTTCCCTAAAGATGACCTTAATCCCCAAAAAAGCATCGGCTTGTGGCTTGATTGGCCTGGTTTAAGACAAGAGATTAACAATCCGGATTTCCGTTTGACCATTTTTGGCCAGAGGCTTAAAAGATTTTATAATTTATTCCATTTAAACTGGCTATACAGCGCCTGTGTGGTCTGCGTTGCCAGAAAACCAAAATGA
- a CDS encoding glycosyltransferase family 2 protein: MKVSVIILTQNNQDFIAKCLESVSGWAKEIVVVDAGSTDKTLEIAKKFGCRIFNQPWLGFSRQRTLGAQKVLNDWMFYLDADERMTEELKQEINHLSASSPEAGFQVKRKNFILGKWLKKGGWYPDWQTRLINKTKFKKWVGRIHEYPQLTGETGRLNQPFIHLTHRGINWNLRKTIDYTDHVAELMAEAHTFRCRWWHSLTAPMRQFWQRGIAKGGLFEGMEGFITVLYQTFDTFITYAKLWEKQQSESMAKKYQKLDGR, translated from the coding sequence ATGAAAGTCAGCGTCATTATCTTAACCCAGAATAATCAGGACTTTATTGCTAAATGTCTGGAATCAGTCAGCGGTTGGGCCAAAGAAATTGTGGTGGTTGATGCCGGGAGTACTGATAAAACTTTGGAGATTGCCAAAAAATTCGGCTGCCGGATTTTTAACCAGCCCTGGTTGGGTTTTAGCCGGCAACGGACTTTAGGAGCGCAAAAGGTTTTAAATGACTGGATGTTTTATTTGGACGCCGACGAGCGGATGACCGAGGAATTAAAACAGGAAATCAATCATTTGTCTGCCTCATCGCCGGAGGCGGGCTTTCAAGTTAAGCGGAAAAACTTTATTTTGGGTAAGTGGCTGAAAAAAGGCGGTTGGTATCCCGATTGGCAGACCCGGCTGATTAATAAAACCAAATTTAAAAAATGGGTGGGCCGGATCCACGAGTATCCGCAGCTGACTGGGGAAACAGGCCGTCTTAATCAACCGTTTATTCACCTGACCCACCGGGGGATAAACTGGAATCTTAGGAAAACTATTGACTACACCGATCATGTGGCCGAGCTGATGGCGGAGGCACACACTTTCCGCTGCCGCTGGTGGCATTCACTGACTGCGCCAATGAGGCAGTTTTGGCAGCGGGGAATTGCCAAAGGCGGCTTATTTGAAGGCATGGAGGGGTTTATTACCGTTTTGTACCAAACCTTTGATACGTTTATCACTTACGCCAAACTTTGGGAAAAACAGCAGTCGGAGTCCATGGCGAAAAAATATCAAAAACTCGATGGCCGATAA
- a CDS encoding glycosyltransferase family 2 protein, with amino-acid sequence MTKLCTVILEYQNPQMTLETIDSLRQAVLPKSVKQLIVVVDNSPVPDGSLKKALKKYKDVKLITALQNTGFADGNNLGIQRGLKWGAKYFLLINNDIIVDRQFLVQLFKAAQGGADLAVSKVYFAKGYEYHKDRYQPDELGKVIWYAGGRFDWNEVFGRHLGVDKVDTGQYNQAKIVDFVNFCCVLIKKEVFVKIGLLDPAYFLYWEDADFSHRAQLAGFRQVFVPQSRIWHKSSGSSGSGSQLHDYYITRNRLVFGFKYASLRTKFALLRQSLKQLLNGRPGEKKGVLDFYLHRLGKGSVL; translated from the coding sequence ATGACTAAACTTTGCACGGTGATTTTGGAATACCAGAATCCCCAGATGACTTTGGAAACGATCGACTCGCTCAGGCAAGCGGTTCTTCCCAAAAGCGTTAAGCAACTGATTGTGGTGGTCGATAACAGTCCGGTGCCCGACGGTTCCTTAAAAAAAGCCTTGAAAAAATATAAAGACGTTAAATTGATTACTGCCTTACAGAACACCGGCTTTGCCGACGGCAATAACCTTGGTATCCAGCGCGGCCTAAAATGGGGGGCAAAATACTTTTTACTGATCAATAACGATATTATTGTTGACCGGCAATTTCTGGTTCAGTTATTTAAAGCCGCCCAAGGCGGAGCAGACTTAGCCGTATCCAAAGTCTACTTTGCCAAAGGTTATGAGTATCATAAAGACCGTTATCAGCCGGATGAGCTGGGGAAAGTAATTTGGTATGCCGGCGGCCGATTTGACTGGAACGAAGTTTTCGGCCGTCATTTGGGTGTTGATAAAGTCGATACCGGCCAGTATAACCAAGCTAAAATAGTCGACTTTGTTAATTTTTGCTGTGTCTTAATCAAAAAAGAGGTGTTTGTTAAGATCGGCTTGCTCGACCCGGCCTACTTTCTTTATTGGGAGGATGCCGATTTTTCCCACCGGGCGCAACTTGCCGGTTTCAGGCAAGTATTTGTCCCTCAAAGCCGGATTTGGCACAAAAGCTCCGGCAGTTCCGGCTCCGGTTCACAGTTACACGACTATTACATTACCCGGAATCGACTGGTGTTCGGCTTTAAGTACGCCAGCTTAAGGACAAAATTTGCCCTTCTTAGGCAAAGTCTTAAACAATTATTAAACGGCCGGCCCGGTGAAAAAAAAGGCGTCCTTGATTTTTATTTACACCGTTTAGGGAAAGGTAGCGTTCTATGA
- a CDS encoding lipopolysaccharide biosynthesis protein, producing the protein MFEPDLNLDEISQRAVSGVMVLTIRKFLLKAISYLGSIILARLLMPEIFGIFAIVSFIITFFGFFSDVGLGAALIQKKDKLSPKDLSVTFTLQQILVVTVTALIWLTAPFFANKYQLGMQGIWLFRVFSLSLFLTSLKTIPSILLERKLQFKRLIWPEVVEVISFQIIAVTLAYMGLGVWSFILALLVRSFLGAIVLFWLSPWRISFAWDKAIARRLVSFGIPYNLNGFIATIKDAVMPIFVGAVSGAAAVGYLNWALTFSKLPILFMSDIFRVTFPTYSRIQGNKEVLKKAIEKTIRFTNLFLFPTSFLLAALARPIVTIIFTDKWLPALPAFYIHLLGIIIVGITNTFMDAFWALGRTKIAVKLLIIYTLVNWGASIPLVYLFGFNGAMIGSVIVLYVSLPLTWYYIRKIVKVEVIRHSWPAFLASAIAGLLAFKLSFLATNLISLFLVGISGGLIYLVFLFAFDRRRLNVDINWLWSIIKHS; encoded by the coding sequence ATGTTCGAACCAGACCTTAATTTAGACGAAATCAGTCAGCGCGCCGTTTCCGGGGTGATGGTCCTGACCATCAGAAAATTTTTGCTTAAAGCAATCAGCTATTTGGGCAGCATTATTTTGGCCCGGCTTTTAATGCCGGAGATTTTCGGCATTTTTGCCATCGTCAGTTTTATCATTACTTTTTTTGGTTTTTTCTCGGACGTGGGCTTGGGTGCGGCCTTGATTCAAAAAAAAGACAAGTTAAGCCCGAAAGACTTAAGTGTTACTTTTACTTTACAGCAAATTCTGGTAGTGACGGTGACTGCTTTAATTTGGTTGACGGCGCCGTTTTTTGCCAATAAATACCAGCTGGGGATGCAGGGAATTTGGTTATTTCGGGTGTTTTCCCTGTCCTTGTTTTTGACTTCCCTAAAAACCATTCCCTCGATCCTCTTGGAACGCAAACTCCAATTTAAACGCTTAATCTGGCCGGAAGTAGTCGAAGTCATCTCGTTTCAAATCATTGCCGTCACTCTGGCTTATATGGGTTTAGGTGTTTGGAGTTTTATTTTGGCCTTATTGGTCAGAAGTTTTTTGGGGGCAATCGTTTTATTCTGGCTGTCACCTTGGCGGATCAGTTTTGCCTGGGATAAAGCGATTGCCAGGCGTTTGGTTAGTTTTGGTATTCCTTACAACTTGAACGGTTTTATTGCCACGATTAAAGATGCCGTCATGCCGATTTTCGTCGGCGCTGTTTCCGGCGCGGCGGCTGTCGGCTACTTAAACTGGGCGCTCACTTTTAGCAAACTGCCGATTCTTTTTATGAGTGATATTTTCCGGGTGACTTTTCCCACTTATTCACGGATTCAGGGAAACAAAGAAGTGTTAAAAAAAGCCATCGAAAAAACCATCCGCTTTACCAATTTATTTTTATTTCCGACCAGCTTTTTACTGGCGGCTTTGGCCCGGCCGATTGTGACGATTATTTTTACTGACAAGTGGCTGCCGGCCCTGCCGGCATTTTACATCCATCTTTTGGGGATTATTATCGTCGGCATTACCAATACCTTTATGGATGCTTTCTGGGCTTTAGGCAGAACCAAAATCGCCGTCAAACTGTTAATTATTTATACTTTGGTTAATTGGGGCGCCAGTATTCCCTTGGTTTATCTTTTTGGTTTTAACGGAGCGATGATCGGCTCGGTGATTGTGTTGTACGTTTCTTTACCGCTGACTTGGTACTACATCAGAAAAATCGTCAAAGTTGAAGTAATCCGCCATTCTTGGCCGGCATTTTTAGCCAGCGCCATAGCCGGACTGCTGGCGTTTAAGCTAAGCTTTTTGGCCACTAATTTAATCAGTTTATTCCTGGTGGGAATTTCTGGCGGCTTGATTTATTTAGTCTTTTTATTTGCTTTTGACAGGAGACGCTTAAACGTCGATATTAACTGGCTGTGGAGTATAATTAAGCATTCATGA
- a CDS encoding glycosyltransferase family 39 protein translates to MALGILIVVFLISRLVNLTLLPIFADEAIYIRWTQLINQGHLFVPLSDGKTPLFMWLLAPLLWVIKDPLLAGRLLSVASGLATLLGVYFLAKKLFSLKIAVISSLLVIISPFLLFYDRISLTDSLLTALTLWSFYVTYQLFNRPSLKLGAILGLLAGMVLLTKPSGLLFLLLNVALVLLFPFKKIKSFIKPGILAILISLGLYNCLRLSGSFPLISSRSADYLRSRQEILQHLFQYFLPTAQVFFSWLVSYFSWPALVLIIISLLLAIKNKTKITVILFVWSLLPVLVQISIGKIIYPRYLLPIVPFLLIICSWGITKFNKFVWLLGILFLFYWLRFDWLLLTNPIKAPLDPWERGQYLEEWSSGYGLKEIRNYLNNLPKDQSVVVATEGSFGTLPNGLEIYFNHSSNVQILGVGFPSKTVSPGMEQALAAGKKVYLVVNFHRYNLSDIQRLKLISEYPRPGGEKLMFYEVH, encoded by the coding sequence ATGGCTTTAGGAATCCTGATTGTTGTTTTCTTGATTAGCCGGCTGGTTAATTTAACGCTTTTGCCCATCTTTGCCGACGAGGCAATTTATATCCGGTGGACACAGCTGATTAATCAAGGACATCTTTTTGTTCCGCTTTCCGACGGCAAAACCCCTTTATTTATGTGGCTGTTGGCGCCGCTTTTGTGGGTTATTAAAGATCCGTTGCTCGCCGGCCGTTTACTGTCCGTTGCTTCCGGTTTAGCCACTTTACTGGGCGTTTATTTTTTAGCCAAAAAATTGTTTTCCCTTAAAATCGCCGTCATCAGCAGTCTTCTGGTAATTATTAGCCCCTTTTTGCTTTTTTACGACCGAATCAGTCTGACCGATAGTTTATTAACGGCTTTAACGCTTTGGTCGTTTTATGTTACTTATCAGTTATTTAACCGGCCTTCGCTCAAACTAGGAGCAATTTTGGGTTTATTGGCCGGGATGGTTTTATTAACCAAACCCTCCGGTTTATTATTTTTGCTTCTCAACGTTGCTTTAGTCCTGCTTTTCCCGTTTAAAAAAATCAAATCGTTTATTAAACCGGGTATCCTTGCTATTCTGATTTCTCTCGGTTTATACAACTGTCTCCGTTTGTCCGGTTCCTTTCCTTTAATCAGTTCCCGCAGCGCTGATTATTTACGCAGCCGTCAGGAGATTCTTCAGCACTTATTTCAATATTTTTTACCGACGGCTCAGGTTTTTTTCTCCTGGCTGGTGAGTTATTTCTCCTGGCCAGCCCTTGTTTTGATAATTATTAGTCTGCTTTTGGCGATCAAAAATAAAACAAAAATAACCGTTATCCTATTTGTTTGGTCGCTGCTTCCGGTTTTAGTCCAAATTAGTATCGGCAAAATTATTTACCCCCGTTATTTGCTGCCGATTGTTCCGTTTCTTTTAATTATCTGCAGTTGGGGAATTACTAAATTTAATAAATTTGTTTGGCTGTTAGGAATTCTATTTCTTTTTTACTGGTTAAGATTTGATTGGTTATTATTAACTAATCCGATTAAAGCGCCGCTTGATCCTTGGGAAAGAGGGCAATATTTAGAAGAATGGTCATCGGGTTATGGTTTGAAAGAAATCAGAAACTATTTAAATAATCTGCCTAAAGATCAATCTGTCGTTGTCGCCACCGAAGGTTCTTTCGGCACCTTGCCTAACGGTTTGGAAATATATTTTAATCACTCTTCCAATGTTCAGATTTTAGGGGTCGGTTTCCCTAGTAAAACCGTCAGTCCGGGAATGGAGCAAGCTTTAGCTGCCGGGAAAAAAGTTTATCTTGTAGTTAATTTCCACCGATATAATCTAAGTGATATTCAAAGACTGAAATTAATTAGTGAATATCCAAGACCAGGGGGAGAGAAACTAATGTTCTATGAAGTTCATTAA
- a CDS encoding glycosyltransferase family 2 protein, whose protein sequence is MKLSVVIPSYNESRNFNRGCLEQVRDYLKTNHLNWEVIIVDDGSTDGSDKKIKIFAGKNNWYFIENPHQGKAASVMTGVLAATNPYILFTDFDQATPLSEVEKLLPFLSKGYQIVVGSREIKGARRQQEPFYRHIMGKVFNFVVQLVAVKGIHDTQCGFKIFSTHVARELFQALKVYRPKPEKYAFTGAFDVELLYLAGKSGIKIAEVPIVWTHAATTRVSPFRDSIRMFWHVLKIRLYD, encoded by the coding sequence ATGAAACTTTCTGTAGTGATTCCCAGCTATAACGAAAGCCGCAACTTTAATCGGGGATGTTTGGAGCAAGTTAGAGATTATCTCAAAACCAATCACTTGAATTGGGAAGTAATTATTGTTGATGACGGGTCGACTGACGGTTCTGATAAAAAAATTAAAATTTTTGCCGGAAAAAACAATTGGTATTTTATTGAGAACCCGCATCAGGGAAAAGCCGCCAGTGTGATGACCGGGGTGTTGGCGGCAACCAATCCTTATATTTTATTTACTGACTTTGATCAGGCAACGCCGCTTAGTGAAGTCGAGAAACTATTGCCTTTTTTATCCAAGGGTTATCAAATTGTTGTCGGTTCTCGGGAAATTAAAGGGGCCCGGCGTCAGCAAGAACCTTTTTATCGGCACATCATGGGAAAAGTTTTCAATTTTGTGGTTCAGTTAGTGGCCGTCAAGGGGATTCATGATACTCAATGTGGTTTTAAAATTTTTTCGACCCATGTGGCCAGAGAATTATTCCAGGCTTTAAAAGTTTACCGGCCTAAACCGGAAAAATATGCTTTCACCGGTGCTTTTGATGTCGAACTTTTATATTTGGCCGGGAAAAGTGGTATTAAAATTGCCGAAGTCCCGATTGTTTGGACACACGCCGCCACTACCAGAGTCAGTCCTTTCCGTGATTCGATCAGAATGTTTTGGCATGTCTTAAAAATTAGATTATATGATTAA
- a CDS encoding glycosyltransferase family 39 protein → MEKIKIFLYQHRFILLLTLIGAFLRFYRLEATLQFLGDQGRDALVWKKMLFDHDLPFIGPITSVGGFFLGPLYYYLMAPFYWIFGNSPIGPAYATALIGVLTIPALFFFTKQLFSVAVAKLAAFLYTFGAIPVTETRSAWNPNPMPLAALGIVYGFYQAQKTKQIKWLYLSALSLGIALQLHYMIVFLSPFILWQLFLAFKQPRLRRALLAWFCLIILLMLPLILFEIKNHFLNTLGLYKFLTQHRYGSINLSQNIYNLRGRSEEAIGMLLGFGRQTNFFRTWLSRLFLLGIFITWFKKPTKEFKLVSLWLLLSIAAVAFYKENIPPYYLAFLFPAVFILGGWLLNKLAKRLLIFRWLLVILFIILNAPVLYQTLTSTGNFKSAETTGRFIIKDVGVHNYQNYNLTLLDDTHDYKAMAFRYFVERFGGQPLGIADYPQAQVLYVISPYRQTDVLNEPIWEITSLLPAIVSAQWQFPASENIYKIERL, encoded by the coding sequence GTGGAAAAAATAAAAATTTTTCTCTACCAACATCGTTTTATTTTATTGCTTACTTTAATCGGGGCCTTCCTGCGGTTTTACCGGCTTGAAGCCACTTTACAGTTTTTAGGTGACCAGGGCCGGGATGCTTTAGTCTGGAAAAAAATGCTCTTTGATCATGATTTGCCGTTTATCGGCCCGATTACTTCAGTCGGAGGGTTTTTCCTTGGGCCGCTTTATTACTACTTAATGGCCCCGTTTTATTGGATTTTTGGGAATAGTCCGATTGGTCCGGCTTATGCGACTGCCTTAATCGGCGTTTTAACCATCCCGGCGCTTTTTTTCTTTACCAAGCAACTTTTTTCCGTTGCTGTAGCTAAACTTGCCGCTTTTTTATATACCTTTGGAGCAATTCCAGTCACGGAAACCCGAAGCGCCTGGAATCCTAACCCGATGCCTTTGGCGGCCTTAGGCATCGTTTATGGCTTTTACCAAGCCCAAAAAACCAAACAAATTAAATGGCTGTACTTATCCGCTTTAAGTTTAGGGATTGCCCTTCAACTTCATTACATGATTGTTTTTCTCTCCCCGTTTATTTTATGGCAGTTATTCCTCGCCTTTAAACAGCCCCGATTACGCCGGGCTTTACTTGCCTGGTTTTGCCTGATTATTTTATTAATGTTGCCCTTGATCTTATTTGAAATTAAAAATCACTTTTTAAACACTCTGGGTTTATATAAATTTTTAACCCAACACCGCTACGGGTCAATAAATTTATCGCAAAATATTTATAATTTACGAGGCCGGAGCGAAGAAGCAATCGGTATGCTTTTAGGTTTCGGCCGCCAGACGAATTTTTTCCGAACCTGGTTGTCACGGCTATTTTTGCTGGGAATTTTCATCACTTGGTTTAAAAAACCCACTAAAGAATTTAAATTGGTCAGCCTTTGGCTTTTACTATCAATTGCCGCCGTGGCTTTTTATAAAGAGAATATTCCGCCTTATTATTTAGCCTTTCTTTTCCCGGCCGTCTTTATTTTAGGCGGTTGGCTATTAAATAAGCTTGCCAAGCGGCTACTGATCTTCCGCTGGCTGCTGGTAATTTTATTTATTATCTTGAACGCCCCGGTTTTGTATCAAACCTTAACGTCCACTGGCAATTTTAAATCTGCCGAAACCACCGGCAGGTTTATTATTAAAGATGTAGGGGTCCATAATTATCAAAACTATAACTTAACCCTTTTAGACGATACGCATGATTATAAAGCCATGGCTTTTCGTTATTTTGTCGAAAGGTTTGGCGGTCAACCGTTAGGAATTGCCGATTATCCTCAAGCCCAGGTTCTTTATGTAATTTCTCCTTACAGGCAGACTGATGTTTTAAACGAACCAATTTGGGAAATTACCTCACTTTTGCCGGCGATTGTTTCTGCTCAATGGCAGTTTCCTGCTTCGGAAAATATCTATAAAATAGAAAGACTATGA
- a CDS encoding glycosyltransferase family 2 protein produces MKVIICIPTYNEKDNIASTIDGLEESFKKIPPRHQLQILVIDDHSPDGTAAIVSEKKAQYGNVVLLPNKEKKGLGAAYIKAFKYAMEKLSADVVFEYDADGSHQPQYIPGMIKVLDEGADVVIGSRYVQGGSMPADWGLHRKFLSYFGNFIARFVLFTPQYKDMTTGYRGTKTKWLKQLDLDNLFSKQFAYKIQLYYELHRLGAKIVEYPITFIDRSQGKSKFPRNNIIDSLKVVFKLRLRDSQKLIKVMVVGGIGTLVQLLFFNLLRLKISLSLSQNLAIEMAVISNFILNNIWTFKEDKFNLKEIKKLLVGFIKFNILSLGSIIIQNLVLLLGIKLLGRSFLAENGLVLTGILLGLIWNYLMYTRVVWKK; encoded by the coding sequence ATGAAAGTTATTATTTGCATCCCCACCTATAACGAAAAAGATAATATTGCTTCAACCATTGATGGCTTAGAGGAAAGTTTTAAAAAAATTCCTCCCCGGCACCAACTGCAGATTTTAGTCATTGATGACCATTCACCTGACGGAACCGCCGCAATTGTTAGTGAGAAGAAAGCCCAATACGGCAATGTTGTCTTATTGCCGAATAAAGAAAAAAAAGGCCTGGGTGCGGCTTACATTAAAGCCTTTAAATATGCCATGGAAAAATTATCTGCCGACGTTGTTTTTGAATATGATGCTGACGGCTCGCATCAACCGCAGTACATTCCCGGAATGATTAAAGTTCTGGATGAAGGGGCGGATGTGGTTATTGGTTCCCGCTATGTTCAAGGCGGCAGCATGCCGGCTGATTGGGGGTTGCACCGCAAGTTTTTATCCTATTTTGGTAATTTTATCGCCCGTTTTGTCTTGTTTACCCCGCAATATAAGGATATGACTACCGGTTATCGGGGAACGAAAACCAAATGGTTGAAACAGCTTGATTTAGATAATTTGTTTTCTAAGCAATTTGCCTACAAAATTCAGCTTTACTATGAACTGCATCGTTTAGGCGCCAAGATTGTCGAGTATCCGATCACCTTTATTGATCGTTCCCAGGGTAAAAGCAAATTTCCCCGCAATAATATTATTGATTCTTTAAAAGTCGTTTTTAAACTGCGTCTGCGGGACAGTCAGAAATTAATCAAAGTCATGGTTGTCGGCGGTATCGGCACGCTTGTTCAGCTCCTGTTTTTTAATCTGTTGCGTTTAAAAATCAGTCTTAGTTTGTCACAAAATTTGGCGATAGAAATGGCGGTAATTTCCAACTTTATTTTAAATAATATCTGGACATTTAAAGAAGATAAATTTAATCTTAAAGAAATTAAAAAATTACTGGTAGGTTTTATTAAATTTAATATCTTATCTCTGGGCTCAATTATTATTCAAAATCTGGTTTTGCTTTTGGGGATTAAATTACTTGGCCGGTCTTTTCTGGCTGAAAACGGTTTGGTCTTAACCGGAATTTTATTGGGTTTAATCTGGAATTATTTAATGTATACGCGGGTAGTGTGGAAAAAATAA
- the gmd gene encoding GDP-mannose 4,6-dehydratase produces MKTKTALITGITGQDGSYLAEFLLTKNYRVFGLTRRTSTSNYDRIQGIVDKITLLSGDLLDEHSLTNAIKESQPDEIYNLASQSFVPTSWSQPVLTGEFTALGVTRMLEAVRNSKPDARFYQASSSEMFGKVLETPQKETTPFYPRSPYGVAKVYGHWITVNYRESYHLYAVSGILFNHESPRRGLEFVTRKISHAVARIKLGKQDKLVLGNLESKRDWGYAPDYVEAMWLMLQQDNPQDFVVGTGKTWSVKDCVKAAFEVVGLNWEKYVIKDKALIRPAEVDVLCADAAKAQRILGWQPKTEFGAMMKIMVESDIKIESRQ; encoded by the coding sequence ATGAAAACTAAAACCGCTCTAATTACCGGTATCACCGGTCAGGATGGTTCTTATTTGGCCGAATTTTTATTGACAAAAAATTACCGCGTTTTTGGTTTAACGCGGCGGACCAGTACTTCCAATTACGACCGCATTCAGGGCATTGTTGATAAAATTACTTTACTTTCCGGCGATTTACTGGATGAACATTCTTTAACCAACGCCATTAAAGAATCTCAACCTGACGAAATTTATAATTTGGCTTCTCAGTCTTTTGTCCCCACTTCCTGGAGCCAGCCGGTTTTGACCGGTGAATTTACCGCCCTGGGTGTCACCCGGATGCTGGAAGCGGTTCGTAATTCCAAGCCTGACGCCCGGTTTTATCAGGCTTCTTCTTCGGAAATGTTCGGCAAAGTTTTAGAAACACCGCAAAAAGAAACCACCCCTTTTTATCCCCGCAGTCCTTACGGCGTGGCTAAGGTTTATGGTCATTGGATTACCGTTAATTATCGGGAATCTTACCATCTTTATGCTGTGTCTGGTATTCTCTTTAACCACGAATCTCCCCGCCGCGGTTTGGAATTTGTCACCCGAAAAATTTCTCACGCCGTTGCCCGGATTAAATTAGGCAAGCAGGATAAATTGGTTTTAGGCAATCTTGAGTCTAAACGTGACTGGGGTTATGCCCCAGATTATGTCGAAGCCATGTGGCTGATGCTCCAGCAGGATAACCCGCAGGATTTTGTTGTCGGCACCGGAAAAACTTGGTCGGTTAAAGATTGTGTTAAGGCTGCCTTTGAAGTTGTCGGTCTTAATTGGGAAAAATACGTTATTAAAGACAAAGCCTTAATTCGTCCGGCCGAAGTGGATGTTTTATGCGCCGATGCGGCTAAAGCTCAGCGGATTTTAGGTTGGCAGCCTAAAACCGAGTTTGGTGCCATGATGAAAATCATGGTCGAGTCAGATATTAAAATAGAGAGCAGGCAATGA
- a CDS encoding GDP-mannose 4,6-dehydratase: MKPIAFITGITGQDGSYLAEFLLQKNYQVVGMVSPKNDIGKQNIKSIESSLTLETGDLLDYESLYRIITRFKPQEIYNLGGITFLPASWDKATLTLDVNALGVTRLLEIIRDFSPQTRFYQATSAKIFGVPAEVPQTEATPLRPVDPYSVSKACSHYLVKNFREHFKLFTVSGILYNHESERRGPEFVTRKITLAAAKIKLNLEKNLTLGNLDARQDWGYAPDYVEAMWLMLQQDKADDYIIASGESHSVRDVAEIAFGYLGLDFNKFIVIDKKIIRHAEARELLGDSSKARKILGWRPRVGFKDMIIKMVENDLKLLKEGKYEN; the protein is encoded by the coding sequence ATGAAACCAATTGCTTTTATTACCGGCATTACCGGCCAGGACGGCTCATATTTAGCCGAATTTCTGTTACAAAAAAATTATCAGGTAGTCGGTATGGTCAGTCCGAAAAACGACATCGGAAAGCAGAACATTAAGTCAATCGAGTCAAGTTTAACCCTGGAAACAGGGGATTTGTTGGATTATGAATCGTTGTACCGGATTATTACCCGGTTTAAGCCCCAGGAAATATATAATCTGGGCGGCATTACTTTTCTTCCCGCTTCTTGGGACAAGGCTACTTTAACTTTGGATGTTAATGCTTTGGGGGTCACCAGGCTTTTAGAAATCATCCGCGATTTTTCTCCTCAAACCAGATTTTACCAGGCAACTTCCGCTAAAATTTTTGGCGTGCCGGCAGAAGTCCCGCAAACAGAAGCAACCCCTTTAAGGCCGGTTGATCCTTATAGTGTTTCTAAGGCTTGCTCTCATTACTTAGTCAAAAATTTTCGGGAACACTTTAAACTTTTTACTGTTTCAGGCATTCTTTATAATCATGAATCAGAACGCCGCGGCCCGGAATTTGTCACCCGCAAAATTACCCTGGCGGCCGCTAAAATTAAACTTAATTTAGAAAAAAATTTAACCCTGGGCAACCTGGATGCCCGGCAGGATTGGGGTTATGCCCCTGATTATGTTGAGGCGATGTGGTTAATGCTGCAGCAAGACAAAGCTGATGATTATATTATCGCCTCCGGAGAAAGTCATTCCGTCAGGGATGTTGCCGAAATTGCTTTTGGCTATTTAGGCCTTGATTTTAATAAGTTTATCGTCATTGATAAGAAAATTATCCGTCATGCGGAAGCCAGGGAGTTATTGGGCGATTCTTCCAAAGCCCGGAAAATTTTAGGCTGGCGCCCCCGGGTTGGTTTTAAAGACATGATTATTAAAATGGTGGAAAATGATTTAAAATTATTAAAAGAAGGGAAATATGAAAACTAA